The stretch of DNA TGGGAGGCAGGCAGGTTGGTAAGGGGAGTTCAGTGGGAGGCAGGCAGGTTGGTAAGGGGAGTTCGGTGGGAGGTTGGTAAGGGGTGTTCAGTGGGAGGCTGGCAGGTTGGTAAGGGGAGTTCAGTGGGAGGCAGGCAGGTTGATAAGGGGAGTTCAGTGGGAGGCAGGCAGGTTGGTAAGGGGAGTTTAGTGGGAGGCTGGCAGGTTGGTAAGGGGAGTTCAGTGGGAGGCTGGCAGGTTGGTAAGGGGAGTTCAGTGGGAGGGAGGTAAGGGGATCTTTGCTTTAGTGTTTTGGTGTGTATAGTGGGAAAAATGTTTGAAGTAAATCCTTATTGAAATTTTAATAATGACGGCTACAAATTAACAGAAAAGTCTgggttttgtgtatttttttttgacaTCACATAAAATGCAAAGCTTAAACGCCTATAAAAACAGAGAAATGCTGCCAGGTATCCCTCATTACCTGTGCAGTATTCACTGCCAGTGCGGGCAGCCGTGCGTTGTGTTGGGATTAAAGGGTGAGTCTTTCATAGTGCCAAAGTGAATTAATGATTGGGCAAATTCAGTAGGTTAAAAAGAATTGAACTTTCTCCTTCCAGATCTCGGTTACACTGCGCGGGTCACAGGATGGCAGGAAAAGGGTCTGCTGCCCTCGTGGGGCTCATTGTTTTCGGGAACATCGTAATCATGGTGAGTAGACTAGTTTACGGTTGAGTGGCGGGATGTTTCCAGAACTGTGCAACagggaaatggagagagagagatccaccTTTCCAGGTGAGTCCAGGGCCGATTGAACAGTAGTAGATTAACCTGAGACCTGGTGACGGTGCCGTCCCATCAGCCGGAGACAGTGTGTGTTCCCAGAAGACTTTTTGGCAGTAATCTCTAGAAAGCATGGCAGGTTGCTTCTGTTCGACTACCTCGTCTttttcttaaccccttcagtgatgGGAAGGCTCCCTCTAACACTGAATTTGTTAAAGGCCCTGTCCATTACAAAACAATTTGTAGGCGACGCTGTTGAAGAAGCCTTATGATGTCTACTGCGATTCTTTCCTTGATTCCATGCTGTGGAGCTCCGGGGACACCTGCTTGTCCTGGTTGCTGGTCTCTCATAGTAATGGTTTTGCGGTTGGCTTTAATGTGTATTGGCTCATACCTCACTTCAGGCATAACAGACTCCACTGAAAATAAATATGCTGCGATATATAAAGAAATTCTGCATATTTCAACATggacaaaaaatgtttttgtttgtgtTGTGTGGGGGGATCTTGCTGCTTTAAACTACAGATCTgatgaacagtgtgtgtgtgtttctgcctAGATATAGTGATGGACCCCTTTTCAGCCAGACGGCTCAGCAACACATTGACCTAAAGGGAATTAAATGGCCATCTGTTCCATTAATAGGGATCATTGTGGGATCTGTACAAGTAATTTCCTGAGCGATATACCATGCACCATGAGCACGGTATGTAGTTGGTAATAAGGAGCGTCTGCCACTTGAAATAATTTTGTGATCGCTTCATTGGTAAAACACTGTTTGCCGTATATAAAATTCAGCACATGTATTTTGTAATGCACGTGCAGCCTGTTCCTgtccatttttatatataaaatattgtatgtATAATACAGGTTTGCATGTGACCTGTGGCGTTTTGTTCCCACAATGTATGGGTTACGGtgcacagtgctgactggggaagGGGTTTCTGCCATCTCTGATGGTCAGTACTATTCCTGAATCCTCAGGAGCTGTAGTACATAGGACACGCAGAGCTGGTACATTCATACCATATTTTGTGGCTTCATGGTAAGGGGTCGCCACCATCCCTGGTCTCGCTCAACGTTACTGGTGTTGACTCTAGTTATGTTTTCAAACTTGGTTTCCATTTAATTCCGTTCTAATGCAGAAGTATTTGACCCTGAAAACCTACAAACGTTCATACCCTGAAACTCTGGGCTGGTTGATACCATGGATGAGACCAACCGGTTCTGTGTTCTTTCTCCGTAGCTCCGTTACCTTTTGGGGAAATCTAATAGGATACGAGCCGAAAACTCTGCACTACCTTCTCCTGAACCTGGCAAACATGGGTGTCGGTCACTAGGGTTTTGTATTTGAGGGGAGCCCCTTTTTGTTGCTGCAGGTGAAGTAAATGTGTttggcagcagaggggttaagaAATAGCATCAGAAGAAGGAAAAGGACCTGTTGGTGTAATGGTTTGAGGAATGTGACTTTTCTGGTCAATCTGGAATCCTCTCAGCAAAACGTTCTGGGGTGGGAGCGGGGAAATGTTTATGCATGGAGATTTTTGTGGGGTGGGGGTTGTTGTGAGTTACCTATTTCAGGTGGTGTGCACTAAACTGATTTTTTTATGTAAGATATAAGAAAGTTGGAAATTGAAGGCACTTGGTAATGTAACAATGACTTTAGAATttaggcaggggtggccaactccagtcaagggCCGTCAAAAAGCCAGGTCTtggggttatccctgcttcagtacaggtggctcaatcagtggctgtcattctgattgagccatctgtgctgaagcagggatatccttaaaacctgatctgttagtggcgcttgaggactggagttggccacccctggttcaGTAACTTACGATGCAGGCTTAGAAAACCACCATTGGAATCAAATGGTAGTTTCTGTGTCATTCGCGTAAGGAGTAGTCACTCTCGCACCTAAACAAAGCTGAAGCAATTCCAAGGTTACAGTGATCAGGGTTGAGTCTCTAACAATACATTAATTCCCTAAGCCGCGATGAAGTGACCTTTAACCCATTCACTACCAGTGGGGTCTGCAGGCTGTTACCAGCCATATACAACAGATCTCTGGACGCAAAGTGATTTCATGGTATTTGCTCCAAATGAGTGAGTCCCGTAGGGGTTTTTAAATGGGGTGTCTAGTTTCTGGACATCCTTGCGGTCCATGTGTGTGATTTTGATATGTCTGGCAAGGTGTCTAGCTGTAGGTCTCATCGTTAATGTCCTAGGAATATATGTTTGGGTACAGCTAAGGTATAATATTCCAATGTCTGGCTTTTGTTCGCCTTTGGGTATAGCCATGtagccctccctgcccggctctgcTCAGTAGGGAGATTATATGAGTGTAGTGGCGTAGGAAACATCTGCATTGATTTACCTTGCTCTCCGTTGTTGGCTGGGTGATGGACAGGATGGGCATCAGGAGCTTCTATAGTAAAACTTCAATCTTTATGTTCCCAGGCCTGGGAACACTGCAGTCACAGTGCATGTAGATTGACATAGTTGCACTTGTCCATTTCTTTCATTCATTGATCACTCTTGATGAGGGTCTTCGCTGGGGGCCCATGCTGAGATTCTGTTCCGTGCAACGTTATTGTTACTTTCCAACCCGGCTTTGGAACTGCAGTTCCTCAGGGGTACTGAAAACTGCGGATAGGGATCCGCGAATAGGGCTTATCCCCAGGCATCTGTGGGGCACTTCTGCTTGGCCCACAgaggcatgtctgcattcccaTTACTGGGACATGCTCTCCTCTCTTTTGGCCATACTATTGGATCCTTTCTGAAGTGACACTGACCTTATCTGAAACACAACAAAAGGGAGGGGCATGATCTATGCTATACTCTGGGGAACATCTTCCCTAACTCTACTCTCAAGTGCCTCTCTTCCATGCTGGAACTCACCCCCAGAATCCTCTGCTCCTGACCTGTTATACCTCCCATGACACTACTGCCAGTGTCACCACAGGATGGAGCTTCAACTCTACTCTCCTTGTTACCTCCTTGTTTACTTTAGTAACTAACACCCAGGTTGGGGTTTTCCAGCCATAACTGGTGTTTTTTCCATTCCAGATGTCTGGACTCGCCCTCTTTGCTGAAACGATCTGGGCTACCACGGACCCGTACAAGGTGTACCCCTTTCTAGGGGTAACTGGGAAGGACGACGTGTTTGCCGGGGGCTGGATTGCCATATTCTGTGGCTTTGCCTTCTTCATCCTGGCTTTTTACGGCATACTCTCGGCGCTCAGGAGCAGCCGCACCATGTTAATGACGGTGAGCGAAGTCTCTTTAATGCGTtggcaagccccccccccccaagtaggCTTAACCCGTTTGCTGCCAGAAAGCATTCATTTGCCATAtttcaggcccctctggcagtgaaggggttaaaccgtTTGGTTAGTTGACTTGGCGTCTGGACAGTGACACTTGCAGTTTCTGATGCTTGGTCTCCTCCCCCACAGTACCTGGTGCTGATGATGATTGTGTATATATTTGAGTGTGCATCCTGCATCACATCCTTCACCCACAGGGACTATGTGAGTATGGTGTGCATTGGGCGGGTGGGAAGGTCGCTGTGACATTGAGTGCCTGCTCACACGTTGCTTTGGGCTCTTGTCTCCTCAGATGATAAACTCCAATGTGATAAAGAAGCAGATGCTGGATTATTACACGGACAACACCACGTCTCAGGGCAAGGAGATCACTATGCTGTGGAACACCGTCATGTTAGAGGTGAGGTACAGGACCAGCCAGCGGTGGGGAAATAGCCCGTGCTACCAACGTCCTACACCTGGGAATATGGCGCTTTGTACTCTCCCGGAGTGAAGGATGCGGAAATTCGTCCATTCTAGATGTGGGGAACATCCAAGTTCATTGTGAATTTTGGATATTTCAAATGTTGGGGTTGGTGGTAATGTAAAAATACTTGTGTTTATGCCACATTTTGCAAACCTTGATTCAATGTTACAAATGTGTGCAGTTTTGCATTAACAAACAcgcagaaccccagcaagctcattttaggaacctctaagcccccacaaaataatatatgtttataagtgtcaaaaaggagagctaccgagcgtggcaaatgtatacaacaagcgacagagaagcccaatgctacatccaatatgacaaaaatacacagtaaaatacttatatattctcttgaaaaagggtcatttagtttaaccctttgtccaaagcattgtaagcctgtgagccacgacaaggcagacccagtttgcAGGTCCCAACActtccagataaaatactaatatacctctattaaaattctcatgtacctctattaggagggagaaagaccaacattggatctatatccagtagaatgttttcagctgttggaggttagtggctcctccttcccagggtttaagcccgcccctccccacttcccatcAGCAGGCCTTTTTCATTCTACTGAAtctagatccaatgttggtctttcttcctcctaatagaggtacatgagaattttaattctaatagaggtatattagtattttatctggtagtgtcaGGACCTGCAAACTGGGTCTGCCGTGATGTGGCTTTcaggcttacgatgctttggctaaagggttaaactaaatgaccctttttcaagagaatatataagtattttactgtgtatttctgtcatattggatgtagcattgggcttctctgtcatctgttgtcTACAGTTTTGCATTAGTTTAGTGGAAATTAGGACAATTCTGCATCTTTTCGTCCTGCTAAGTAACCAAACGGTATTTTTGCTCTTTCCCTGGTAGGGCAAATATTTTAACACATTCAGGGGAACGTTGATGAACAGAAGTAGGACAGGTGCTGCTCTCTAGATGGTAGTGTCACATTGGTGACAGATTCAGGACTCTGTCCTAGGCCACTGATAATAGATGCTGCTGGTGTAATAGTCATGTGTGCTGCCAGTGGCAGATGGGAGTGATGGCGGTTGCTGTGCGCTGCAGTCCTTGGGGCTAGGCTTGGTGAACCCCATcaatgccagaggggccagcgGTGCGGGCGTCCTGTTTGTACAACGTGATTCTTTCTCGCAGAAACAATGCTGTGGAGTGGACAACTCTCTAGACTGGATTAAGTACGACTCCACTTTCCGGCACCAGTACAAAGAGGCAATCGCCCCCTGGCCATTCCTGTGCTGCAAGAGAGATGCCAACTTCCAGTACATCAACCAGGAGGGCTGTCGTGTTGGACACCCATCTTATATCAACAATAAGGTAACACTTGGTATAATATGCGCAGCACCTTTTTAATTGTGTACAACAGGAGTTATACTTCATATATGCATACAAGGTACCAGGTTCTTGGTAGAGGGGAGACATTTAGAAAACGGACTATCTTGTACTGTAAAGAAAGATGTACAATCCTGGCCTGTACAATCCTGGCCTGTACAATCCTGGCCTGTACCTCATACTGGACTCTCATGCCTATATTTAGCTGGTCTATAGAACAGTCTGTTATAATTAACCCGTCTTTCTTTCAGGGCTGCATTGCTCACATTGGACATGCTATTAACAGCTACACTTGGGGCATCTCTTGGTTTGGATTTGCTATCCTCATGTGGACGGTAtgttggggtaggggggggggaatctgaagGGGGAGGGACGGTAGTATGAAAGAGATTGCAAGGATGCACATCTTTTTGCAATGGTTTTTCACAGGGGTGGCTCCGTATTTTAAATGAAAAAGAGCCTATTTATTTCTCATAGCTGTATATTATGTTTCATGTGTCCAAATGACTTCACAGGGAAAAAATGAGGGTGAGGATTAAATGGATTAAACCTTTGGGTAAGGCTAGTTTGGGCAACCAAGAAAAGGAGTTGGTGTAACACCCCTACCATTACCTGTTGACCACTGCAGGGCATGTCTGTTTGGGTCAAGGCTTACTAAATAGTGCTACGCCTGGTCTCTCAGAGGTATGGTAAAGCACTGTGGTTTGGTTAATTTTGGCTGTTAATGTGTTGTGCATGGATTGTCCCCAACACTATTTTTAAGGATGGGGATTGGTGCTCTTGTCTTGTCTGTAGTGGTCCAATACAGAGACGCTTCAGATTTCCTCTTATATTCAGGAGTATAATACACGCAGTTATTCCATTATCCCTCAGCAGAAGAGGTCACGCCAAACACACGGATGCCATCCGCATATGTATAATCTCTGTGCTTTCCCTTCTAGATGCTGGTGATGTTATTGACCATGTATCACTACGCAACCCTGTGAGGCGGTGACCATTTCAACTCCTTAACCGACACCAGAGTTGCATCCGGTGAGGCTTCGGGAGGGATGAAATCTGCCTTGGAATATTTGGGACTTGTCGCTTCTCCCTGTCATCTGACAATAAGGACCTCAGGAGCTTACTGATGGCTCATTTCTCCCCCATTACTTTGAGGATATGAAGTGCTCCATTGAAATGGACAGTACCCACACTTGTGTTCCATCCAATACTTGTCTACTGGTGTGGAGTGGACAGGTTGTATGTTTGCACAGAACGTGCAGGCTGTTCTGTTTTTACTGTATAGTTTACCCCTATTCTGTTTAATTGCAATAAAGTACTCCCCTGATTTCACACGCGTACATATTACTTTTACAATCCTTTCTTATAATAGATTATAAAAGCCCCTAATTGATACCCACGCCCACCCGTCCCCACTTCTACAAGGGCAAACTATTTATATGTGTTTTAGAGAT from Ascaphus truei isolate aAscTru1 chromosome 6, aAscTru1.hap1, whole genome shotgun sequence encodes:
- the UPK1A gene encoding uroplakin-1a, giving the protein MAGKGSAALVGLIVFGNIVIMMSGLALFAETIWATTDPYKVYPFLGVTGKDDVFAGGWIAIFCGFAFFILAFYGILSALRSSRTMLMTYLVLMMIVYIFECASCITSFTHRDYMINSNVIKKQMLDYYTDNTTSQGKEITMLWNTVMLEKQCCGVDNSLDWIKYDSTFRHQYKEAIAPWPFLCCKRDANFQYINQEGCRVGHPSYINNKGCIAHIGHAINSYTWGISWFGFAILMWTMLVMLLTMYHYATL